A window of Balearica regulorum gibbericeps isolate bBalReg1 chromosome Z, bBalReg1.pri, whole genome shotgun sequence contains these coding sequences:
- the PAIP1 gene encoding polyadenylate-binding protein-interacting protein 1 isoform X4 has translation MDLESHSTLNDHLQQMGIASESQDKVSVPDSGPEMAEPQVAVVPVVTSKLSVKAPEFYPPGYNQNFDQNFADSSFEDRDDGYLTLAEYIQDFLNHLTEQPGCFETEIEQFAETLNVWVTADEALQELVELIYQQATSVPNFSYMGARLCNYLSHHLTISPQSGNFRQLLLQRCRTEYENRDEATKGDETTQKQFHAFVLFLAELYLNLEIKGIKGQVMRAEILQEGLRELLNALFSNPVDSNLICAVKLLKLTGSVLEDAWKEKGKNDMEEMIQRIENVVLDANCSRDVKHMLLKLVELRSSNWGRVHGTSSHTEATPENDPNYFMNEPTFYTSDGVPFTAADPDYQEKYQELLEREDFFPDYEENDTDLSGPGDQYFDDIDDEMDPEIEEAFEKFCLESEDKRKQ, from the exons ATGGATTTGGAATCACATTCCACTCTAAATG ATCACCTTCAACAGATGGGAATTGCATCTGAATCACAAGATAAAGTTTCAGTTCCTGATTCTGGACCAGAAATGGCTGAACCTCAGGTGGCTGTGGTTCCTGTGGTAACATCAAAATTGTCTGTTAAAGCACCTGAGTTTTATCCACCAGGATACAACCAGAACTTCGATCAGAACTTTGCA GATTCTTCCTTTGAAGATAGAGACGATGGCTATCTGACTTTGGCAGAATACATACAAGACTTCCTAAATCACCTCACCGAGCAACCAGGttgttttgaaactgaaatagaGCAGTTTGCCGAAACGCTTAATGTCTGGGTCACTGCAGACGAAGCTTTACAAGAACTCGTTGAACTCATCTATCAGCAG GCCACATCTGTCCCAAATTTTTCCTACATGGGAGCTCGGCTGTGTAACTACCTATCTCACCATCTAACCATTAGTCCACAAAGTGGGAACTTCCGACAGTTGTTACTTCAAAG GTGTCGAACTGAGTatgaaaacagagatgaagCTACTAAAGGAGATGAGACTACTCAAAAACAATTTCATGCCTTTGTGCTGTTCTTAGCTGAACTTTACCTTAACCTAGAG ATTAAAGGAATAAAGGGACAGGTAATGCGAGCTGAAATTCTTCAGGAAGGCCTTCGGGAATTACTAAATGCACTTTTCTCTAATCCTGTGGACAGTAATCTGATATGTGCTGTGAAACTGCTGAAG TTGACAGGCTCAGTTTTAGAAGAtgcctggaaagaaaaaggaaagaatgataTGGAGGAAATGATTCAGAGAATTGAAAATGTTGTGTTGGATGCAAACTGTAGCAG AGATGTGAAACATATGCTTCTGAAACTAGTAGAACTGCGATCAAGTAACTGGGGTAGAGTTCATGGAACCTCTTCACATACAGAGGCTACACCTGAAAATGACCCAAACTATTTTATG AATGAGCCAACATTTTACACTTCTGATGGTGTTCCTTTCACTGCAGCAGATCCAG ATTACCAAGAAAAATACCAAGAGCTGCTTgaaagagaggatttttttccggattatgaagaaaatgacaCAGATCTATCAGGACCTGGAGATca gtattttGATGACATTGATGACGAGATGGATCCAGAAATTgaagaagcatttgaaaaattctGTCTAGAATCAGAAGATAAGAGAAAACAGTGA
- the PAIP1 gene encoding polyadenylate-binding protein-interacting protein 1 isoform X2 encodes MATGLAKSREGAVSRAGPRPSWRCVRGVKLKVKGLGRDEAGSSLCPASLGPSLPLRCSPALSHERLSCPSLSMSESFDRAPGAGRSRGRGRGAAAPFGGAGASESGGGARLGGNDSYSSGLFEEQQHQTGGLFPQQEPLRPPKTAPLGTGIADHLQQMGIASESQDKVSVPDSGPEMAEPQVAVVPVVTSKLSVKAPEFYPPGYNQNFDQNFADSSFEDRDDGYLTLAEYIQDFLNHLTEQPGCFETEIEQFAETLNVWVTADEALQELVELIYQQATSVPNFSYMGARLCNYLSHHLTISPQSGNFRQLLLQRCRTEYENRDEATKGDETTQKQFHAFVLFLAELYLNLEIKGIKGQVMRAEILQEGLRELLNALFSNPVDSNLICAVKLLKLTGSVLEDAWKEKGKNDMEEMIQRIENVVLDANCSRDVKHMLLKLVELRSSNWGRVHGTSSHTEATPENDPNYFMNEPTFYTSDGVPFTAADPDYQEKYQELLEREDFFPDYEENDTDLSGPGDQYFDDIDDEMDPEIEEAFEKFCLESEDKRKQ; translated from the exons ATGGCGACGGGCCTGGCCAAGTCGCGAGAGGGCGCTGTCAGCCGCGCTGGGCCGCGACCATCGTGGCGGTGCGTGCGGGGGGTGAAACTGAAAGTGAAGGGCTTGGGCCGCGACGAGGCGGGGTCGAGCTTGTGCCCGGCCTCCCTGGGCCCTAGCCTACCCCTGCGCTGTTCGCCGGCTCTGTCCCATGAGCGCTTGAGCTGCCCCAGTCTGAGCATGTCGGAGAGTTTCGACCGAGCTCCAGGTGCCGGCCGaagccggggccggggccgaggAGCTGCCGCTCCCTTCGGCGGCGCGGGTGCGTCGgagagcggcggcggggcccgccTCGGGGGCAACGATTCCTACAGCTCAGGCTTGTtcgaggagcagcagcaccaaacGGGCGGCCTCTTCCCGCAGCAGGAACCATTGCGGCCTCCGAAGACGGCGCCGCTAGGCACCGGAATCGCAG ATCACCTTCAACAGATGGGAATTGCATCTGAATCACAAGATAAAGTTTCAGTTCCTGATTCTGGACCAGAAATGGCTGAACCTCAGGTGGCTGTGGTTCCTGTGGTAACATCAAAATTGTCTGTTAAAGCACCTGAGTTTTATCCACCAGGATACAACCAGAACTTCGATCAGAACTTTGCA GATTCTTCCTTTGAAGATAGAGACGATGGCTATCTGACTTTGGCAGAATACATACAAGACTTCCTAAATCACCTCACCGAGCAACCAGGttgttttgaaactgaaatagaGCAGTTTGCCGAAACGCTTAATGTCTGGGTCACTGCAGACGAAGCTTTACAAGAACTCGTTGAACTCATCTATCAGCAG GCCACATCTGTCCCAAATTTTTCCTACATGGGAGCTCGGCTGTGTAACTACCTATCTCACCATCTAACCATTAGTCCACAAAGTGGGAACTTCCGACAGTTGTTACTTCAAAG GTGTCGAACTGAGTatgaaaacagagatgaagCTACTAAAGGAGATGAGACTACTCAAAAACAATTTCATGCCTTTGTGCTGTTCTTAGCTGAACTTTACCTTAACCTAGAG ATTAAAGGAATAAAGGGACAGGTAATGCGAGCTGAAATTCTTCAGGAAGGCCTTCGGGAATTACTAAATGCACTTTTCTCTAATCCTGTGGACAGTAATCTGATATGTGCTGTGAAACTGCTGAAG TTGACAGGCTCAGTTTTAGAAGAtgcctggaaagaaaaaggaaagaatgataTGGAGGAAATGATTCAGAGAATTGAAAATGTTGTGTTGGATGCAAACTGTAGCAG AGATGTGAAACATATGCTTCTGAAACTAGTAGAACTGCGATCAAGTAACTGGGGTAGAGTTCATGGAACCTCTTCACATACAGAGGCTACACCTGAAAATGACCCAAACTATTTTATG AATGAGCCAACATTTTACACTTCTGATGGTGTTCCTTTCACTGCAGCAGATCCAG ATTACCAAGAAAAATACCAAGAGCTGCTTgaaagagaggatttttttccggattatgaagaaaatgacaCAGATCTATCAGGACCTGGAGATca gtattttGATGACATTGATGACGAGATGGATCCAGAAATTgaagaagcatttgaaaaattctGTCTAGAATCAGAAGATAAGAGAAAACAGTGA
- the PAIP1 gene encoding polyadenylate-binding protein-interacting protein 1 isoform X3: MATGLAKSREGAVSRAGPRPSWRCVRGVKLKVKGLGRDEAGSSLCPASLGPSLPLRCSPALSHERLSCPSLSMSESFDRAPGAGRSRGRGRGAAAPFGGAGASESGGGARLGGNDSYSSGLFEEQQHQTGGLFPQQEPLRPPKTAPLGTGIADGLSLPLIEELQPKGLPKKEKNNQTIKQGIVYWLAFSDHLQQMGIASESQDKVSVPDSGPEMAEPQVAVVPVVTSKLSVKAPEFYPPGYNQNFDQNFADSSFEDRDDGYLTLAEYIQDFLNHLTEQPGCFETEIEQFAETLNVWVTADEALQELVELIYQQATSVPNFSYMGARLCNYLSHHLTISPQSGNFRQLLLQRCRTEYENRDEATKGDETTQKQFHAFVLFLAELYLNLEIKGIKGQVMRAEILQEGLRELLNALFSNPVDSNLICAVKLLKLTGSVLEDAWKEKGKNDMEEMIQRIENVVLDANCSRDVKHMLLKLVELRSSNWGRVHGTSSHTEATPENDPNYFMNEPTFYTSDGVPFTAADPGILMTLMTRWIQKLKKHLKNSV, from the exons ATGGCGACGGGCCTGGCCAAGTCGCGAGAGGGCGCTGTCAGCCGCGCTGGGCCGCGACCATCGTGGCGGTGCGTGCGGGGGGTGAAACTGAAAGTGAAGGGCTTGGGCCGCGACGAGGCGGGGTCGAGCTTGTGCCCGGCCTCCCTGGGCCCTAGCCTACCCCTGCGCTGTTCGCCGGCTCTGTCCCATGAGCGCTTGAGCTGCCCCAGTCTGAGCATGTCGGAGAGTTTCGACCGAGCTCCAGGTGCCGGCCGaagccggggccggggccgaggAGCTGCCGCTCCCTTCGGCGGCGCGGGTGCGTCGgagagcggcggcggggcccgccTCGGGGGCAACGATTCCTACAGCTCAGGCTTGTtcgaggagcagcagcaccaaacGGGCGGCCTCTTCCCGCAGCAGGAACCATTGCGGCCTCCGAAGACGGCGCCGCTAGGCACCGGAATCGCAG ATGGTCTCAGCCTGCCCCTTATTGAAGAACTCCAGCCAAAAGGTttgccaaaaaaagagaaaaacaaccaaacaataaaacaagGCATTGTTTATTGGTTAGCTTTTTCAG ATCACCTTCAACAGATGGGAATTGCATCTGAATCACAAGATAAAGTTTCAGTTCCTGATTCTGGACCAGAAATGGCTGAACCTCAGGTGGCTGTGGTTCCTGTGGTAACATCAAAATTGTCTGTTAAAGCACCTGAGTTTTATCCACCAGGATACAACCAGAACTTCGATCAGAACTTTGCA GATTCTTCCTTTGAAGATAGAGACGATGGCTATCTGACTTTGGCAGAATACATACAAGACTTCCTAAATCACCTCACCGAGCAACCAGGttgttttgaaactgaaatagaGCAGTTTGCCGAAACGCTTAATGTCTGGGTCACTGCAGACGAAGCTTTACAAGAACTCGTTGAACTCATCTATCAGCAG GCCACATCTGTCCCAAATTTTTCCTACATGGGAGCTCGGCTGTGTAACTACCTATCTCACCATCTAACCATTAGTCCACAAAGTGGGAACTTCCGACAGTTGTTACTTCAAAG GTGTCGAACTGAGTatgaaaacagagatgaagCTACTAAAGGAGATGAGACTACTCAAAAACAATTTCATGCCTTTGTGCTGTTCTTAGCTGAACTTTACCTTAACCTAGAG ATTAAAGGAATAAAGGGACAGGTAATGCGAGCTGAAATTCTTCAGGAAGGCCTTCGGGAATTACTAAATGCACTTTTCTCTAATCCTGTGGACAGTAATCTGATATGTGCTGTGAAACTGCTGAAG TTGACAGGCTCAGTTTTAGAAGAtgcctggaaagaaaaaggaaagaatgataTGGAGGAAATGATTCAGAGAATTGAAAATGTTGTGTTGGATGCAAACTGTAGCAG AGATGTGAAACATATGCTTCTGAAACTAGTAGAACTGCGATCAAGTAACTGGGGTAGAGTTCATGGAACCTCTTCACATACAGAGGCTACACCTGAAAATGACCCAAACTATTTTATG AATGAGCCAACATTTTACACTTCTGATGGTGTTCCTTTCACTGCAGCAGATCCAG gtattttGATGACATTGATGACGAGATGGATCCAGAAATTgaagaagcatttgaaaaattctGTCTAG
- the PAIP1 gene encoding polyadenylate-binding protein-interacting protein 1 isoform X1 encodes MATGLAKSREGAVSRAGPRPSWRCVRGVKLKVKGLGRDEAGSSLCPASLGPSLPLRCSPALSHERLSCPSLSMSESFDRAPGAGRSRGRGRGAAAPFGGAGASESGGGARLGGNDSYSSGLFEEQQHQTGGLFPQQEPLRPPKTAPLGTGIADGLSLPLIEELQPKGLPKKEKNNQTIKQGIVYWLAFSDHLQQMGIASESQDKVSVPDSGPEMAEPQVAVVPVVTSKLSVKAPEFYPPGYNQNFDQNFADSSFEDRDDGYLTLAEYIQDFLNHLTEQPGCFETEIEQFAETLNVWVTADEALQELVELIYQQATSVPNFSYMGARLCNYLSHHLTISPQSGNFRQLLLQRCRTEYENRDEATKGDETTQKQFHAFVLFLAELYLNLEIKGIKGQVMRAEILQEGLRELLNALFSNPVDSNLICAVKLLKLTGSVLEDAWKEKGKNDMEEMIQRIENVVLDANCSRDVKHMLLKLVELRSSNWGRVHGTSSHTEATPENDPNYFMNEPTFYTSDGVPFTAADPDYQEKYQELLEREDFFPDYEENDTDLSGPGDQYFDDIDDEMDPEIEEAFEKFCLESEDKRKQ; translated from the exons ATGGCGACGGGCCTGGCCAAGTCGCGAGAGGGCGCTGTCAGCCGCGCTGGGCCGCGACCATCGTGGCGGTGCGTGCGGGGGGTGAAACTGAAAGTGAAGGGCTTGGGCCGCGACGAGGCGGGGTCGAGCTTGTGCCCGGCCTCCCTGGGCCCTAGCCTACCCCTGCGCTGTTCGCCGGCTCTGTCCCATGAGCGCTTGAGCTGCCCCAGTCTGAGCATGTCGGAGAGTTTCGACCGAGCTCCAGGTGCCGGCCGaagccggggccggggccgaggAGCTGCCGCTCCCTTCGGCGGCGCGGGTGCGTCGgagagcggcggcggggcccgccTCGGGGGCAACGATTCCTACAGCTCAGGCTTGTtcgaggagcagcagcaccaaacGGGCGGCCTCTTCCCGCAGCAGGAACCATTGCGGCCTCCGAAGACGGCGCCGCTAGGCACCGGAATCGCAG ATGGTCTCAGCCTGCCCCTTATTGAAGAACTCCAGCCAAAAGGTttgccaaaaaaagagaaaaacaaccaaacaataaaacaagGCATTGTTTATTGGTTAGCTTTTTCAG ATCACCTTCAACAGATGGGAATTGCATCTGAATCACAAGATAAAGTTTCAGTTCCTGATTCTGGACCAGAAATGGCTGAACCTCAGGTGGCTGTGGTTCCTGTGGTAACATCAAAATTGTCTGTTAAAGCACCTGAGTTTTATCCACCAGGATACAACCAGAACTTCGATCAGAACTTTGCA GATTCTTCCTTTGAAGATAGAGACGATGGCTATCTGACTTTGGCAGAATACATACAAGACTTCCTAAATCACCTCACCGAGCAACCAGGttgttttgaaactgaaatagaGCAGTTTGCCGAAACGCTTAATGTCTGGGTCACTGCAGACGAAGCTTTACAAGAACTCGTTGAACTCATCTATCAGCAG GCCACATCTGTCCCAAATTTTTCCTACATGGGAGCTCGGCTGTGTAACTACCTATCTCACCATCTAACCATTAGTCCACAAAGTGGGAACTTCCGACAGTTGTTACTTCAAAG GTGTCGAACTGAGTatgaaaacagagatgaagCTACTAAAGGAGATGAGACTACTCAAAAACAATTTCATGCCTTTGTGCTGTTCTTAGCTGAACTTTACCTTAACCTAGAG ATTAAAGGAATAAAGGGACAGGTAATGCGAGCTGAAATTCTTCAGGAAGGCCTTCGGGAATTACTAAATGCACTTTTCTCTAATCCTGTGGACAGTAATCTGATATGTGCTGTGAAACTGCTGAAG TTGACAGGCTCAGTTTTAGAAGAtgcctggaaagaaaaaggaaagaatgataTGGAGGAAATGATTCAGAGAATTGAAAATGTTGTGTTGGATGCAAACTGTAGCAG AGATGTGAAACATATGCTTCTGAAACTAGTAGAACTGCGATCAAGTAACTGGGGTAGAGTTCATGGAACCTCTTCACATACAGAGGCTACACCTGAAAATGACCCAAACTATTTTATG AATGAGCCAACATTTTACACTTCTGATGGTGTTCCTTTCACTGCAGCAGATCCAG ATTACCAAGAAAAATACCAAGAGCTGCTTgaaagagaggatttttttccggattatgaagaaaatgacaCAGATCTATCAGGACCTGGAGATca gtattttGATGACATTGATGACGAGATGGATCCAGAAATTgaagaagcatttgaaaaattctGTCTAGAATCAGAAGATAAGAGAAAACAGTGA
- the CZH5orf34 gene encoding uncharacterized protein C5orf34 homolog isoform X1: MEAESLMVLYGDDSVEVHYAGGSRLLLSPCGCEYLYEAALPAAAHPLQPAETTRQRVAFVVSAYRERLLRALYFRNKFSSRPYLPSRVIPPERKKIIFSDILEVRWPDPATADLTRCIENGSVKISSVDRYAHLYLSELQQEFKVVFLCKVSQSSAASFHSSQNSSYQTGDKYGKSSKNSVAEMSSKQMRIENKKNEHGCAEGKYRQPTKPEDQKDRDGVYTNCSSEYTWVTQRWSVSSYPEEWKYPLSLALMCYNLHTVKNEKNNHTSIEADVLINLETHETVCRLPTALPLSCRAPHLHRWTFCDFFQNQDTEKHSRPQLIQIVWWQGVLYRFIHGRTNITEIYPGDDSFFKSEGAFLGNYFIHYAIQKGTKKREEKMYSVNSLPPDVPGNLYSVSSIITQATRILRYCYKTKLSLTHNYYLCCWKMVPETDGREMLPVLLYEEVIPSVGRLVMYSDHKIHAAFWDGMTLNMVWDLSSSCSKIQINEDVGWCKLTTPDGVQQLVQISHPGIYERYIRTAIEWCRSLHERKEIPEYTACSVTEENWSADAELEKIQRFNFLLDNSNVLERTSAAKNNPSGITARKTENGSKPEEINEGCVLEALEKTSRVIQDIESLLAASRK; this comes from the exons ATGGAGGCGGAAAGCCTGATGGTCCTGTACGGAGACGACTCGGTGGAGGTGCACTACGCCGGGGGGTCCCGCTTGCTGCTGTCTCCTTGCGGCTGCGAGTACCTGTACGAAGCGGCGCTCCCCGCCGCTGCCCACCCTCTCCAGCCGGCGGAGACCACCCGCCAGCGGGTCGCCTTTGTGGTCAGCGCCTACAGG GAACGACTTCTACGAGCTCTGTATTTCCGAAACAAGTTTTCTTCTCGTCCGTACTTACCTTCACGTGTTATAcccccagaaagaaaaaag ATTATTTTCAGTGATATCTTAGAAGTTAGATGGCCTGACCCTGCTACGGCTGATCTGACAAGATGTATAGAGAATGGCAGTGTGAAGATCTCATCGGTAGATCGTTATGCTCACCTTTACCTGTCAGAATTGCAGCAAGAATTTAAAGTGGTGTTCTTATGCAAAGTCAGCCAGTCATCTGCAGCGTCCTTCCACTCCTCTCAAAACAGCAGCTATCAAACTGGAGATAAGTATGGAAAATCAAGTAAAAATTCTGTTGCAGAAATGTCATCAAAACAAATGAGAATagagaataagaaaaatgaacatgGTTGTGCTGAAGGTAAATACAGacaaccaaccaaaccagaGGACCAAAAAGACAGAGATGGAGTCTACACAAATTGTTCTTCTGAGTACACATGGGTTACACAGCGCTGGTCTGTTTCCTCCTACCCAGAAGAATGGAAATACCCTTTGTCGTTGGCACTAATGTGCTATAACTTACATACTGttaagaatgagaaaaacaacCATACATCTATAGAAGCTGATGTTTTAATAAACCTTGAAACACATGAAACAGTTTGTCGTTTACCTACAGCTTTGCCACTCAGCTGCAGAGCCCCTCATTTACACAG GTGGACTTTCTGTGACTTCTTTCAGAATCAAGATACTGAAAAGCATTCACGCCCTCAGCTAATTCAAATTGTATGGTGGCAGGGGGTTCTTTATAG ATTTATCCATGGTAGGACAAACATCACAGAAATTTATCCTGGTGATGACTCATTTTTCAAGTCAGAGGGAGCATTTTTGGGAAACTATTTCATACATTATGCAATccaaaaaggaacaaaaaag agagaagaaaagatgtaTTCGGTAAACAGCCTACCTCCTGATGTACCAGGAAATCTGTACTCTGTATCCTCCATTATTACTCAAGCAACCAG AATACTTCGGTACTGCTACAAGACTAAACTATCATTAACTCATAACTATTatctctgctgctggaaaatg GTACCTGAGACAGATGGACGAGAAATGTTGCCAGTTTTGCTGTATGAAGAGGTTATTCCCAGTGTAGGAAGACTTGTCATGTACTCGGATCATAAAATCCATGCTGCTTTTTGGGATGGGATGACCTTGAATATGGTCTGGGATTTAAGTTCTTCCTGTAGTAAGATCCAG ataAATGAAGATGTAGGCTGGTGTAAGTTAACTACTCCTGATGGCGTACAGCAGCTAGTACAAATAAGTCATCCTGGAATCTATGAAAg GTACATCAGAACAGCAATAGAATGGTGCAGAAGTTTGCATGAAAGGAAGGAGATTCCTGAATATACTGCATGCTCTGTAACGGAAGAAAATTG GTCTGCTGATGCTGAGCTcgaaaaaatacagagatttaaCT TTTTATTGGATAATAGCAATGTTCTGGAAAGGACATCTGCTGCAAAAAACAACCCATCTGGTATTActgccagaaaaacagaaaacgGGAGCAAGCCGGAAGAAATCAATGAAGGGTGTGTCTTGGAGGCTTTGGAAAAAACTTCTAGAGTAATTCAAGACATTGAATCTCTGCTGGCAGCTTCTCGGAAATGA
- the CZH5orf34 gene encoding uncharacterized protein C5orf34 homolog isoform X2, producing MEAESLMVLYGDDSVEVHYAGGSRLLLSPCGCEYLYEAALPAAAHPLQPAETTRQRVAFVVSAYRERLLRALYFRNKFSSRPYLPSRVIPPERKKIIFSDILEVRWPDPATADLTRCIENGSVKISSVDRYAHLYLSELQQEFKVVFLCKVSQSSAASFHSSQNSSYQTGDKYGKSSKNSVAEMSSKQMRIENKKNEHGCAEGKYRQPTKPEDQKDRDGVYTNCSSEYTWVTQRWSVSSYPEEWKYPLSLALMCYNLHTVKNEKNNHTSIEADVLINLETHETVCRLPTALPLSCRAPHLHRWTFCDFFQNQDTEKHSRPQLIQIVWWQGVLYRFIHGRTNITEIYPGDDSFFKSEGAFLGNYFIHYAIQKGTKKREEKMYSVNSLPPDVPGNLYSVSSIITQATRILRYCYKTKLSLTHNYYLCCWKMVPETDGREMLPVLLYEEVIPSVGRLVMYSDHKIHAAFWDGMTLNMVWDLSSSCSKIQINEDVGWCKLTTPDGVQQLVQISHPGIYERYIRTAIEWCRSLHERKEIPEYTACSVTEENWSADAELEKIQRFNFLLDNSNVLERTSAAKNNPSGITARKTENGSKPEEINEGCVLEALEKTSRELSWLCLRRL from the exons ATGGAGGCGGAAAGCCTGATGGTCCTGTACGGAGACGACTCGGTGGAGGTGCACTACGCCGGGGGGTCCCGCTTGCTGCTGTCTCCTTGCGGCTGCGAGTACCTGTACGAAGCGGCGCTCCCCGCCGCTGCCCACCCTCTCCAGCCGGCGGAGACCACCCGCCAGCGGGTCGCCTTTGTGGTCAGCGCCTACAGG GAACGACTTCTACGAGCTCTGTATTTCCGAAACAAGTTTTCTTCTCGTCCGTACTTACCTTCACGTGTTATAcccccagaaagaaaaaag ATTATTTTCAGTGATATCTTAGAAGTTAGATGGCCTGACCCTGCTACGGCTGATCTGACAAGATGTATAGAGAATGGCAGTGTGAAGATCTCATCGGTAGATCGTTATGCTCACCTTTACCTGTCAGAATTGCAGCAAGAATTTAAAGTGGTGTTCTTATGCAAAGTCAGCCAGTCATCTGCAGCGTCCTTCCACTCCTCTCAAAACAGCAGCTATCAAACTGGAGATAAGTATGGAAAATCAAGTAAAAATTCTGTTGCAGAAATGTCATCAAAACAAATGAGAATagagaataagaaaaatgaacatgGTTGTGCTGAAGGTAAATACAGacaaccaaccaaaccagaGGACCAAAAAGACAGAGATGGAGTCTACACAAATTGTTCTTCTGAGTACACATGGGTTACACAGCGCTGGTCTGTTTCCTCCTACCCAGAAGAATGGAAATACCCTTTGTCGTTGGCACTAATGTGCTATAACTTACATACTGttaagaatgagaaaaacaacCATACATCTATAGAAGCTGATGTTTTAATAAACCTTGAAACACATGAAACAGTTTGTCGTTTACCTACAGCTTTGCCACTCAGCTGCAGAGCCCCTCATTTACACAG GTGGACTTTCTGTGACTTCTTTCAGAATCAAGATACTGAAAAGCATTCACGCCCTCAGCTAATTCAAATTGTATGGTGGCAGGGGGTTCTTTATAG ATTTATCCATGGTAGGACAAACATCACAGAAATTTATCCTGGTGATGACTCATTTTTCAAGTCAGAGGGAGCATTTTTGGGAAACTATTTCATACATTATGCAATccaaaaaggaacaaaaaag agagaagaaaagatgtaTTCGGTAAACAGCCTACCTCCTGATGTACCAGGAAATCTGTACTCTGTATCCTCCATTATTACTCAAGCAACCAG AATACTTCGGTACTGCTACAAGACTAAACTATCATTAACTCATAACTATTatctctgctgctggaaaatg GTACCTGAGACAGATGGACGAGAAATGTTGCCAGTTTTGCTGTATGAAGAGGTTATTCCCAGTGTAGGAAGACTTGTCATGTACTCGGATCATAAAATCCATGCTGCTTTTTGGGATGGGATGACCTTGAATATGGTCTGGGATTTAAGTTCTTCCTGTAGTAAGATCCAG ataAATGAAGATGTAGGCTGGTGTAAGTTAACTACTCCTGATGGCGTACAGCAGCTAGTACAAATAAGTCATCCTGGAATCTATGAAAg GTACATCAGAACAGCAATAGAATGGTGCAGAAGTTTGCATGAAAGGAAGGAGATTCCTGAATATACTGCATGCTCTGTAACGGAAGAAAATTG GTCTGCTGATGCTGAGCTcgaaaaaatacagagatttaaCT TTTTATTGGATAATAGCAATGTTCTGGAAAGGACATCTGCTGCAAAAAACAACCCATCTGGTATTActgccagaaaaacagaaaacgGGAGCAAGCCGGAAGAAATCAATGAAGGGTGTGTCTTGGAGGCTTTGGAAAAAACTTCTAGA gagctgtcctggctatgtctGAGGAGGCTTTGA
- the TMEM267 gene encoding transmembrane protein 267 isoform X2 has translation MISCHDNAAADQRSLSVAIIVPPLDIVDRQKEQTQARHRARRGGDSRLPSAATGGPRSQRASRPRMLPYPALTGLAADASASPHGEKGAAGGGRTSVFMCVS, from the exons ATGATAAGTTGCCATGATAATGCTGCAGCAGACCAGCGGAGTCTGTCAGTTGCCATTATAGTACCACCATTGGATATTGTGGATAGGCAAAAAGAACAG ACACAAGCCCGACACCGTGCGAGGAGGGGAGGAGACAGCCGGCTTCCCTCAGCCGCGACGGGCGGGCCGCGGTCCCAGCGTGCCTCGCGGCCACGCATGCTTCCTTACCCCGCGCTGACGGGGCTTGCGGCGGACGCCAGCGCTTCACCTCATGGGGAGAAGGGGGCGGCTGGCGGCGGTCGGACTTCAG